In one window of Pseudomonadota bacterium DNA:
- the rfaD gene encoding ADP-glyceromanno-heptose 6-epimerase has protein sequence MKLKDSRIIVTGGAGFIGSNLVKSLNEHGHKNIIIVDHLTNSGKWKNLVDLKLAYYFDRNRFLETLNNNQLNDIETIIHLGACSNTTETNEDFLIYNNAIFSKILFDFSIKNKCRFIYASSAATYGDGSKGYNDKERILTPLNCYGYSKHLFDQWVLDSPEKPKQCVGLKFFNVFGPNEYHKGQMASVVYHGYNQIIKDGEIRLFKSYKEGFEDGEQKRDFIYVKDALKVILFFLHNESKSGIFNVGTGEARTFFDLAASTFKALNLKPNIRFIEMPESLKGKYQYFTEADMSSLKKIGYDKILFELEEGVKDYVQNYLVHL, from the coding sequence ATGAAGCTAAAAGACAGTAGAATCATTGTAACCGGTGGTGCCGGTTTTATCGGTTCAAATCTTGTTAAATCGCTCAATGAACATGGTCACAAAAATATTATTATTGTTGACCACCTCACCAATAGTGGTAAATGGAAAAATTTAGTGGATTTGAAATTAGCTTATTATTTCGACAGGAATAGATTTCTGGAAACCTTAAATAACAACCAACTTAACGACATCGAAACAATAATTCATCTCGGGGCATGCAGCAATACTACAGAAACAAACGAAGATTTTTTGATATACAACAATGCTATATTCAGCAAAATTCTGTTTGATTTTTCTATAAAGAACAAATGTCGGTTTATATATGCCTCCTCAGCCGCCACATATGGAGACGGCAGCAAAGGATATAACGATAAAGAAAGAATCTTGACGCCTTTGAATTGCTATGGCTATTCAAAACACCTCTTTGATCAATGGGTTTTGGATAGCCCGGAAAAGCCAAAACAGTGTGTGGGGCTAAAATTCTTTAATGTATTTGGTCCCAATGAGTACCACAAAGGACAGATGGCCTCTGTGGTCTATCACGGTTATAATCAGATTATAAAAGATGGGGAAATAAGATTATTTAAATCATATAAAGAAGGTTTTGAAGATGGAGAGCAAAAAAGAGATTTCATCTATGTCAAGGATGCGCTGAAAGTAATCCTGTTTTTTCTTCATAATGAAAGTAAAAGTGGTATTTTTAATGTTGGCACTGGCGAGGCAAGGACCTTCTTTGATTTGGCCGCTTCCACTTTTAAAGCATTAAACCTTAAGCCTAATATAAGATTTATTGAAATGCCTGAATCTTTAAAGGGTAAATATCAATATTTTACAGAAGCTGATATGAGTAGTTTAAAAAAAATTGGATATGAT
- a CDS encoding GxxExxY protein, whose amino-acid sequence MDINDITSTINGAIFEVMRVLGHGFLEKVYENALLVELEQRDLAAESQVPVNVSYKGEYVGEYMADIL is encoded by the coding sequence ATGGACATAAACGACATTACCTCTACTATTAATGGCGCTATCTTTGAGGTTATGAGGGTACTGGGGCATGGGTTTCTCGAAAAGGTCTATGAGAACGCACTACTTGTTGAGTTAGAACAACGAGATCTCGCAGCAGAAAGCCAGGTGCCTGTTAACGTGTCATATAAAGGCGAATACGTTGGTGAATATATGGCAGATATCCTTTAG
- the gmhB gene encoding D-glycero-beta-D-manno-heptose 1,7-bisphosphate 7-phosphatase: MDRKIKTQKEMIKIAARLKREGKRIVTFNGSFDILHIGHTKAFKEAKSKGDILMILLNSDQSIQSYKGPNRPIISQNERAETLTSLECVDYVVIFDEINPLKLLSEIKPHIHCNGSDWGRNCIEREVVEKGGGKIHILKWQKGHSTTNLIDRIVGMHFKPIVKAVFLDRDGTINDNKQGYIHKIADFQFLPGAIDALQVLSKTDYKIIIITNQSGIGRGFYTEDAFETLNRWLLKTLKEKGIRIDRIYHCPHAPDESCPCRKPEIGMPMQAVKDFGISLNSSWLIGDDPKDVIMGRTANVKTIKLGAKMPSSLKLQPNYYAKNLLEAANIILSI, encoded by the coding sequence ATGGATAGAAAGATAAAAACCCAAAAAGAAATGATTAAAATAGCTGCAAGGCTCAAAAGAGAAGGTAAACGCATTGTTACCTTCAATGGCAGCTTTGACATCCTCCACATAGGCCACACAAAGGCTTTCAAAGAAGCTAAATCTAAAGGCGATATTCTAATGATTCTCCTAAACAGCGATCAATCAATCCAAAGTTATAAGGGTCCGAATAGACCTATAATCTCGCAGAACGAAAGGGCAGAGACTTTGACATCCCTGGAATGCGTAGATTATGTGGTTATTTTTGATGAAATTAATCCCTTAAAGCTCTTGAGCGAAATCAAGCCTCACATCCATTGCAATGGTTCTGACTGGGGCAGAAATTGTATTGAACGGGAAGTTGTTGAAAAAGGTGGGGGCAAAATTCACATCTTAAAATGGCAAAAAGGACATTCAACGACAAACTTGATTGACAGAATTGTTGGAATGCATTTCAAACCTATTGTGAAAGCAGTATTCCTCGATAGGGATGGTACAATAAACGATAATAAGCAAGGCTATATCCATAAAATAGCAGATTTTCAATTTTTACCCGGGGCGATAGATGCTCTCCAGGTGCTCTCGAAGACTGACTATAAAATCATTATTATAACTAATCAGTCAGGTATAGGGAGGGGGTTTTATACAGAAGACGCGTTTGAAACCCTCAACCGGTGGCTACTTAAAACTCTTAAAGAGAAAGGTATACGCATTGATAGGATTTACCATTGTCCCCACGCCCCCGATGAAAGCTGTCCTTGCCGAAAGCCTGAAATCGGTATGCCCATGCAAGCTGTCAAAGATTTTGGAATAAGTCTCAACAGTAGCTGGCTCATCGGTGATGACCCGAAAGATGTTATTATGGGCAGAACAGCGAATGTGAAGACCATAAAACTTGGTGCTAAAATGCCTTCCAGTCTGAAACTCCAGCCGAATTATTACGCCAAAAATTTGCTTGAAGCAGCGAATATCATTTTATCAATTTAG
- a CDS encoding GxxExxY protein: MDINEITYIINGAVFEVNRVLGPGFLEKVYENALLVELEQRGLAAESQVPIKVSYKGEPVGEYMADLFVEGKVIIELKTVDKIEEIHEAQLMNYLKATGVPVGLLVNFKHPKTEIKRIVFTLPEGHGDL, from the coding sequence ATGGATATAAACGAGATTACATATATCATTAATGGAGCAGTCTTTGAGGTAAACAGGGTTCTTGGCCCCGGTTTTCTTGAGAAAGTTTATGAGAACGCACTACTTGTTGAGTTAGAACAACGAGGTCTCGCAGCAGAAAGCCAGGTGCCGATTAAAGTATCATACAAGGGTGAACCCGTCGGTGAATATATGGCAGATCTTTTTGTGGAAGGGAAAGTTATTATAGAGCTGAAAACGGTTGATAAGATCGAGGAAATTCATGAAGCCCAGCTCATGAACTACCTTAAGGCAACGGGGGTACCAGTAGGACTGCTCGTCAACTTCAAGCATCCGAAGACAGAGATTAAAAGGATTGTCTTCACTTTGCCCGAAGGGCATGGTGATTTATAG
- the rfaE1 gene encoding D-glycero-beta-D-manno-heptose-7-phosphate kinase — MRDLIKIIDNFKGKKIGILGDLILDKYIFGDVERISPEAPIPVVLVSEEFHTPGGAGNVANNIGALGGKVFIAGLLGEDDAGKQLLEDLVKRGIDISGVIKSKHKHTSQKMRIVARGQHIVRVDKENNEYIENHIEEKIISYIEANISSWDGLVISDYAKGLVTKKLAKKIIELSNMHNKFVIGDTKPVHATFFKNSYLLTPNYKEAIAISGLADVAKAGKKIQRLLNCNVLITQGAQGMLLFEKDKIQHFPTIAQEIFDVAGAGDTVAAAMAISLASGSNLEQATIIANHAAGIVVGKIGTATVSIKELKKDLIENGL; from the coding sequence ATGAGAGATCTAATAAAAATAATTGATAATTTTAAAGGTAAAAAAATAGGTATACTGGGAGACCTTATTCTCGATAAGTACATATTTGGTGATGTTGAAAGGATTTCCCCTGAAGCACCAATTCCGGTGGTACTTGTGTCAGAAGAATTCCATACTCCTGGCGGTGCGGGCAATGTCGCAAATAATATTGGAGCCCTTGGAGGAAAGGTATTTATTGCAGGCTTATTAGGTGAAGATGATGCAGGAAAACAACTACTCGAAGACCTTGTTAAAAGGGGTATTGACATAAGTGGGGTTATCAAAAGCAAACATAAACATACCAGTCAAAAAATGAGGATTGTTGCAAGGGGCCAGCATATAGTAAGGGTTGACAAAGAAAATAATGAATATATCGAAAATCATATAGAAGAAAAAATTATCAGTTACATAGAAGCAAATATCAGTAGCTGGGATGGGCTTGTGATCTCGGATTATGCAAAAGGCCTGGTAACAAAAAAACTTGCAAAAAAAATTATTGAACTTTCAAACATGCATAACAAATTTGTTATTGGTGATACAAAACCAGTTCATGCAACATTTTTTAAAAATAGTTACTTGTTAACACCAAACTACAAAGAAGCAATAGCAATATCAGGTTTAGCTGATGTGGCCAAAGCAGGTAAAAAGATACAAAGATTATTAAACTGTAACGTACTCATTACACAAGGCGCTCAAGGTATGCTTCTTTTCGAAAAAGATAAGATACAGCATTTTCCCACCATAGCACAGGAAATATTTGATGTTGCCGGCGCAGGGGATACAGTAGCTGCTGCTATGGCTATTTCTCTTGCTTCAGGCTCTAATCTCGAACAGGCAACCATCATTGCCAACCATGCAGCAGGAATTGTGGTTGGAAAAATAGGCACCGCAACGGTATCTATAAAAGAATTGAAGAAAGATTTAATAGAAAACGGACTCTAA
- a CDS encoding type II toxin-antitoxin system HicA family toxin, whose translation MSVKRRDLIRYLEENGYRLLREGGNHSIYINEDIVVPIKRHKDFDRITANELCKQAGLKPKY comes from the coding sequence ATGTCCGTAAAACGGCGTGATCTCATCCGATACCTGGAAGAAAACGGTTATCGATTATTACGAGAAGGCGGTAATCATTCAATCTATATTAATGAAGACATTGTTGTCCCTATTAAGCGTCACAAAGATTTCGACAGAATAACAGCCAATGAACTTTGTAAACAGGCCGGATTGAAGCCAAAATATTAG
- a CDS encoding type II toxin-antitoxin system HicB family antitoxin, producing MVQSYTAKYLKVSKGYMGQIVEWPEVVTEGKDIEECRGMLKDALHQMVLAYNDLGKPVPQGSILYEQLPVDLADVRKTA from the coding sequence ATAGTGCAAAGTTATACTGCAAAATATCTTAAAGTAAGCAAAGGTTACATGGGCCAAATAGTTGAATGGCCGGAAGTTGTTACCGAAGGTAAAGACATTGAAGAATGCAGAGGCATGTTAAAGGATGCTCTCCATCAGATGGTTCTCGCATATAATGACTTGGGAAAACCTGTTCCGCAGGGAAGCATATTATACGAACAGCTACCTGTAGACCTGGCAGATGTCCGTAAAACGGCGTGA